In a genomic window of Ralstonia nicotianae:
- a CDS encoding ABC transporter ATP-binding protein has protein sequence MILELDQVTAVAGAQTHLYPTSVRLAPGAINVLLGPTQAGKTTLMRIMAGLDRPTTGRVLVDGKDVTGVGVRDRNLAMVYQQFINYPAMTVYDNIASPLRLQGTARDEIDARVRTVAAKLHIDHLLQRLPAALSGGQQQRCALARALVKRAPLVLLDEPLVNLDYKLREELRAELASLFADGSTTVVYATTEPQEALLLGGQTIVMHEGRVLQSGPTLQMYDVPVSVDAAAIFNDPPMNVFRATVVEGNHIRLPHGIDVPWTRPLPMHAGTRCRVGLRPSHIRLSARNGRCVALPGLVELAELSGSETYLHVRAHAPGEPGGIGLVAQLPGVHEFGLGAALDVFVDPAELFLFDDAGKLVSAPKQEASHGAH, from the coding sequence TTGATTCTGGAACTGGACCAGGTCACGGCCGTGGCCGGCGCACAGACCCATCTGTACCCGACCAGCGTGCGGCTGGCGCCCGGCGCCATCAACGTGCTGCTCGGGCCGACGCAGGCCGGCAAGACCACGCTGATGCGCATCATGGCCGGGCTGGACCGGCCGACCACCGGCCGCGTGCTGGTCGACGGCAAGGACGTGACCGGCGTGGGGGTCCGCGATCGCAACCTGGCGATGGTGTACCAGCAATTCATCAACTACCCGGCGATGACGGTGTACGACAACATCGCCTCGCCGCTGCGCCTGCAGGGGACGGCCAGGGACGAGATCGACGCGCGCGTGCGCACGGTCGCCGCCAAGCTGCACATCGACCACCTGCTGCAGCGGCTGCCGGCAGCGCTGTCCGGCGGGCAGCAGCAGCGCTGCGCGCTGGCGCGGGCGCTGGTCAAGCGCGCGCCGCTGGTGCTGCTCGACGAGCCGCTGGTCAACCTCGACTACAAGCTGCGCGAGGAACTGCGCGCCGAGCTGGCCTCGCTGTTTGCCGACGGCAGCACCACGGTGGTCTACGCCACCACCGAACCGCAGGAAGCGCTGCTGCTGGGCGGCCAAACCATCGTGATGCACGAAGGCCGGGTGCTGCAGTCCGGGCCAACCCTGCAGATGTACGACGTGCCGGTGTCGGTGGACGCCGCCGCCATCTTCAATGACCCACCGATGAACGTCTTCCGCGCCACGGTGGTGGAAGGCAACCACATCCGCCTGCCGCACGGGATCGACGTGCCGTGGACGCGCCCGCTGCCGATGCACGCCGGCACCCGCTGCCGCGTCGGCCTGCGGCCGAGCCACATCCGGCTGTCGGCGCGCAACGGCCGCTGCGTGGCCCTGCCGGGGCTGGTGGAGCTGGCCGAGCTGTCGGGCTCGGAGACGTATCTGCACGTGCGCGCGCATGCGCCGGGCGAGCCCGGCGGCATCGGCCTGGTGGCGCAGCTGCCGGGCGTGCATGAGTTCGGGCTGGGCGCGGCACTGGATGTGTTCGTCGATCCGGCCGAGCTGTTCCTGTTCGACGACGCGGGCAAGCTGGTGAGCGCGCCCAAGCAGGAGGCATCGCATGGCGCGCATTGA
- a CDS encoding carbohydrate ABC transporter permease, with protein sequence MNKPLNNKAWFLILPVFLCVAFSAILPLMTVVNYSVQDIISPEQHVFVGVDWFRQILRDGDLQDALTRQLIFSLCVLGVEIPLGIGLALAMPSKGWKASAALVILAMPLLIPWNVVGTIWQIFGRSDIGLAGYWLNRLGVDYNYTSHPFDAWITVLIMDVWHWTPLVALLAYAGLRSIPDAFYQAAEIDGASRLAVFRYIQLPKMRGVLMIGVLLRFMDSFMIYTEPFVLTGGGPGNATTFLSQYLTQKAVGQFDLGPAAAFSIVYFLIILLFCFVLYNWMQRVGSASTAAGDDHA encoded by the coding sequence ATGAACAAGCCGCTCAACAACAAGGCGTGGTTCCTGATCCTGCCGGTGTTCCTGTGCGTGGCGTTCTCCGCCATCCTGCCGCTGATGACGGTGGTCAACTATTCGGTGCAGGACATCATCAGCCCCGAGCAGCACGTGTTCGTCGGCGTGGACTGGTTCCGCCAGATTCTGCGCGACGGTGACCTGCAGGACGCGCTGACACGCCAGCTGATCTTCTCGCTGTGCGTGCTGGGGGTGGAGATTCCGCTGGGCATCGGTCTTGCGCTGGCGATGCCGAGCAAGGGCTGGAAGGCATCCGCCGCGCTGGTGATCCTGGCCATGCCGCTGCTGATTCCCTGGAACGTGGTCGGCACGATCTGGCAGATCTTCGGGCGCTCGGACATCGGCCTGGCCGGCTACTGGCTCAACCGGCTGGGCGTGGACTACAACTACACCTCGCACCCGTTCGACGCGTGGATCACCGTGCTGATCATGGATGTCTGGCACTGGACGCCGCTGGTGGCGTTGCTGGCCTATGCCGGCCTGCGCTCGATCCCGGATGCGTTCTACCAGGCGGCCGAGATCGACGGCGCCAGCCGGCTGGCGGTGTTCCGCTACATCCAGCTGCCGAAGATGCGCGGCGTGCTGATGATCGGCGTGCTGCTGCGCTTCATGGACAGCTTCATGATCTACACCGAGCCGTTCGTGCTGACCGGCGGCGGCCCCGGCAACGCCACCACGTTCCTGTCGCAGTACCTGACGCAGAAGGCGGTGGGCCAGTTCGACCTGGGCCCGGCGGCGGCCTTCTCGATCGTGTACTTCCTCATCATCCTGCTGTTCTGCTTCGTCCTCTATAACTGGATGCAGCGCGTGGGCAGCGCCAGCACGGCCGCGGGAGACGACCATGCGTAA
- a CDS encoding CHAD domain-containing protein: MSKRSPSEILPVFAGIVLEHVNVLREMLTKLAAPAPTDEDLHQFRVSLRRLRSAWVTFAPVLPDVFMEVWKPRLRDLATSTGPVREWDVLLLDWLPAARAALDPADMRALNWLDKTAVRARAARRRAWKVLHAELVSPGMASMLDALKDAAAPFMDEAPPASLRTFAHARARALRKRVLKQGRRPKRASAAQLHRARIAAKQWRYLYESFYPALGARASRRRCKHLRALQEALGEIHDADASLARLAEASITELPAAIAVIFHSRASVARARAVKQLRWVRAHAA, encoded by the coding sequence GTGAGCAAGCGCTCACCTTCGGAAATTCTGCCGGTCTTTGCCGGAATCGTGCTCGAGCACGTCAATGTGCTCCGGGAAATGCTGACCAAGCTCGCCGCACCTGCGCCAACAGACGAAGATCTTCACCAGTTCCGCGTTTCGTTGCGGCGCCTGCGGTCCGCGTGGGTGACCTTTGCCCCAGTCCTGCCGGATGTATTCATGGAAGTCTGGAAGCCGCGCCTGCGTGACCTGGCCACCTCGACCGGTCCCGTGCGGGAATGGGATGTCCTGTTGCTGGATTGGCTCCCCGCCGCGCGTGCCGCCCTGGACCCCGCAGATATGCGGGCGCTGAATTGGCTGGACAAGACTGCCGTGCGGGCACGCGCTGCCCGTAGGCGAGCGTGGAAAGTGCTGCATGCAGAACTGGTGTCCCCGGGCATGGCCTCCATGCTCGACGCACTGAAGGATGCCGCCGCGCCGTTCATGGATGAAGCGCCGCCCGCCTCGCTGCGGACTTTCGCCCATGCCCGCGCCCGCGCTCTGAGAAAACGTGTGCTGAAACAGGGCCGCAGGCCCAAACGCGCGTCCGCCGCCCAGTTGCACCGCGCCCGCATCGCCGCCAAGCAATGGCGCTATCTCTATGAGTCGTTCTACCCAGCATTGGGCGCGCGCGCTTCCAGGCGTCGCTGCAAGCACCTGCGGGCCTTGCAGGAGGCGCTGGGCGAAATCCATGACGCGGATGCTTCGCTGGCTCGCCTCGCCGAAGCCTCCATCACTGAGCTGCCCGCCGCCATCGCTGTGATATTCCATAGCCGGGCAAGCGTTGCTCGCGCCCGGGCAGTCAAGCAGCTGCGCTGGGTGCGTGCCCACGCAGCCTGA
- the rplK gene encoding 50S ribosomal protein L11 has translation MAKKIIGFIKLQIPAGKANPSPPVGPALGQRGLNIMEFCKAFNAQTQGMEPGLPVPVVITAFADKSFTFVMKSPPATVLIKKAAGVQKGSAKPHTDKVGKITRAQAEEIAKAKNADLTAADLDAAVRTIAGSARSMGITVEGL, from the coding sequence ATGGCCAAGAAGATTATTGGCTTTATCAAGCTGCAGATCCCGGCTGGTAAAGCAAATCCCTCCCCGCCCGTCGGCCCGGCCCTGGGTCAGCGCGGTCTGAACATCATGGAGTTCTGCAAGGCGTTCAACGCGCAGACTCAAGGCATGGAGCCGGGTCTGCCGGTGCCGGTGGTGATCACCGCCTTCGCAGACAAGAGCTTCACCTTCGTGATGAAGTCGCCGCCCGCGACCGTGCTCATCAAGAAGGCTGCAGGCGTTCAGAAGGGTTCGGCCAAGCCGCATACCGACAAGGTCGGCAAGATCACCCGCGCCCAGGCTGAAGAAATCGCCAAGGCGAAGAACGCGGATCTCACCGCAGCGGATCTCGACGCCGCCGTGCGTACGATCGCCGGTAGCGCCCGTTCGATGGGTATCACGGTGGAGGGCCTGTAA
- the secE gene encoding preprotein translocase subunit SecE gives MANPNVETVNPSSGKWLLVVAFLLVVAGVIGFYLLAQQPGYVRAASLIGGLALGAGVALVSAPGQGFLEFARESYREVRKVVWPTRKEAGQMTGLVFAFVVIMAVFLWSADKLIEWVIFSLVLGWK, from the coding sequence ATGGCCAATCCGAACGTCGAAACCGTCAATCCCTCCAGCGGCAAGTGGCTGCTGGTCGTGGCATTCCTGCTGGTAGTCGCGGGGGTGATCGGTTTTTACCTGCTGGCGCAGCAGCCGGGCTACGTCCGAGCAGCATCGCTGATCGGCGGGCTGGCGCTTGGCGCCGGTGTCGCACTGGTGTCGGCGCCGGGCCAAGGCTTCCTTGAGTTCGCGCGCGAGTCGTATCGCGAAGTTCGCAAGGTGGTCTGGCCGACGCGCAAGGAAGCCGGGCAGATGACCGGCCTGGTGTTCGCTTTCGTGGTGATCATGGCCGTGTTCCTGTGGTCTGCGGACAAGCTCATCGAGTGGGTCATTTTCTCGCTCGTGTTGGGCTGGAAATAA
- the glpD gene encoding glycerol-3-phosphate dehydrogenase has translation MHHTDASHLDCDLLVVGGGINGVGIARDAVGRGLSVVLCEKDDLAQHTSSASTKLIHGGLRYLEYYEFSLVRKALLEREVLLRMAPHIMWPLRFVMPHDRSQRPAWMIRAGLFLYDHLARRRFLPGSEAVRLAQHPAGGPLKPGFARGFVYSDGWVDDARLVVLNARDAADRGAQILTRTRCLNAERRADGWHASLAGPDGIRSVRAKAIVNAAGPWAAEFARAAHALPDTRGLRLIKGSHIIVRRMFDHPFAYIFQNPDGRIVFAIPYQDDFTLIGTTDLEYTGPLDQVAIDAGEIDYLCEMANRYFAQQLTPADVVWNYSGVRPLLDDSAASASAITRDYLVECETGADGRAAPLINVWGGKITTYRKLAEEALDKLAPHLPAAGAPSWTATAALPGGDLEAPGQLVGQYTFADFVTRLQKRLPWLPARLAKRYAHQYGTRVTTLLAGAVRLDDLGAEVTPGLYEAEIRYLIEYEWARTAQDILWRRTKLGLYAAEADRGRLEAWLTRHPPTVEADPEALRAP, from the coding sequence ATGCACCATACCGATGCGTCGCATCTGGACTGTGATCTGCTGGTGGTCGGAGGAGGCATCAACGGGGTCGGCATCGCGCGCGACGCCGTGGGCCGTGGCCTGTCGGTGGTCTTGTGCGAGAAGGACGACCTGGCCCAGCACACCTCTTCGGCATCGACCAAGCTGATCCACGGCGGGCTGCGTTATCTCGAATATTACGAATTCAGCCTCGTGCGCAAGGCGCTGCTGGAGCGCGAGGTGCTGCTGCGCATGGCGCCACACATCATGTGGCCGCTGCGCTTCGTGATGCCGCATGACCGCAGCCAGCGGCCGGCCTGGATGATCCGCGCGGGTCTCTTCCTATATGACCACCTGGCGCGCCGGCGCTTTCTGCCCGGCTCGGAGGCGGTCCGGCTGGCGCAGCATCCGGCGGGCGGGCCGCTCAAGCCCGGCTTTGCGCGCGGCTTCGTCTATTCCGACGGGTGGGTGGACGACGCCCGCCTGGTGGTGCTCAATGCCCGCGATGCCGCCGACCGCGGTGCGCAGATCCTCACCCGCACCCGCTGCCTGAACGCGGAGCGCCGCGCCGACGGCTGGCATGCGTCGCTGGCGGGGCCGGACGGCATCCGCTCCGTGCGGGCGAAGGCGATCGTCAACGCGGCCGGACCGTGGGCCGCGGAGTTCGCCCGGGCGGCGCACGCGCTGCCGGACACGCGCGGCCTGCGCCTCATCAAGGGCAGCCACATCATCGTGCGGCGGATGTTCGACCATCCGTTCGCCTATATCTTCCAGAACCCGGACGGGCGGATCGTCTTTGCGATCCCGTACCAGGATGACTTCACGCTAATCGGCACGACAGACCTGGAGTACACCGGCCCGCTGGACCAGGTCGCCATCGACGCCGGCGAGATCGACTACCTGTGCGAGATGGCCAACCGCTATTTCGCGCAGCAGCTGACGCCCGCCGATGTGGTGTGGAACTACTCGGGCGTGCGGCCGCTGCTCGACGACAGCGCCGCCAGTGCGTCGGCCATCACGCGCGACTATCTGGTCGAATGCGAGACCGGGGCCGATGGGCGCGCGGCGCCGCTGATCAATGTCTGGGGCGGCAAGATCACCACCTACCGCAAGCTGGCCGAGGAAGCGTTGGACAAGCTGGCACCACACCTGCCGGCGGCGGGCGCGCCGTCGTGGACGGCCACGGCCGCCCTGCCCGGCGGCGATCTGGAGGCGCCCGGCCAGTTGGTCGGGCAGTACACCTTCGCCGATTTTGTGACCCGCCTGCAAAAACGTTTGCCATGGCTCCCCGCCAGGCTGGCGAAGCGCTATGCGCACCAGTACGGCACGCGCGTGACCACGCTGCTCGCGGGCGCGGTGCGGCTGGACGACCTGGGCGCGGAGGTCACGCCAGGCCTGTACGAAGCCGAGATCCGCTACCTGATCGAGTACGAATGGGCCCGCACGGCGCAGGACATCCTGTGGCGGCGGACCAAGCTGGGCCTGTACGCCGCCGAGGCCGACCGCGGCCGCCTGGAAGCCTGGCTGACGCGGCACCCGCCGACCGTCGAGGCCGATCCGGAGGCGCTGCGCGCGCCCTGA
- a CDS encoding ABC transporter ATP-binding protein, translated as MARIEFRNLGHSYRPDPQTLSDYALQPMNRVWRDGGAYALLGPSGCGKSTLLNIISGLLTPSEGQVLFDGQDVTHASPRERNIAQVFQFPVIYDTMTVFDNLAFPLRNRKVPEAEVRQRVEEVAEILELQHALKRRASGLAADAKQKISLGRGLVRKDVAAILFDEPLTVIDPHLKWQLRRQLKKIHQQLKLTLIYVTHDQVEALTFADEVVVMTEGKVVQQGGPEALFERPDHTFVGYFIGSPGMNLYPVTVDDDVIALGGQRLGVGRDTLAALKAASGPLKLGIRPEFVQLAAPGEVGTLAATVHQVQQLGTHQLLTASLGESGDLPIRAKLPNDVAVDASRVWLRVDAPQTLYYCNDERIGR; from the coding sequence ATGGCGCGCATTGAATTCCGCAACCTGGGGCACAGCTACCGCCCCGATCCGCAAACGCTGTCGGATTACGCGCTGCAGCCGATGAACAGGGTCTGGCGCGACGGCGGCGCATACGCGCTGCTGGGGCCGTCGGGCTGCGGCAAGTCCACGCTGCTCAATATCATCTCGGGGCTGCTGACGCCGTCCGAGGGCCAGGTGCTGTTCGACGGCCAGGACGTCACGCACGCCAGCCCGCGCGAGCGCAATATCGCGCAGGTGTTCCAGTTCCCGGTCATCTACGACACGATGACGGTGTTCGACAACCTCGCCTTTCCGCTGCGCAACCGCAAGGTGCCGGAGGCCGAGGTGCGGCAGCGCGTGGAGGAAGTGGCCGAGATCCTCGAGCTGCAGCACGCGCTCAAGCGCCGCGCCTCGGGCCTGGCGGCCGATGCCAAGCAGAAGATCTCGCTGGGGCGGGGCCTGGTGCGCAAGGACGTGGCGGCCATCCTCTTCGACGAGCCGCTCACCGTCATCGATCCGCACCTGAAGTGGCAGTTGCGCCGACAGCTCAAGAAGATCCACCAGCAGCTCAAGCTCACGCTGATCTACGTGACGCACGACCAGGTGGAGGCGCTGACCTTCGCCGACGAGGTGGTCGTGATGACCGAGGGCAAGGTGGTGCAGCAGGGCGGCCCCGAAGCGCTGTTCGAGCGGCCCGACCACACCTTCGTCGGCTACTTCATCGGCAGCCCGGGCATGAATCTCTACCCGGTGACGGTGGACGACGACGTGATCGCGCTGGGCGGCCAGCGGCTCGGCGTGGGCCGCGACACGCTGGCGGCGCTCAAGGCGGCCAGCGGCCCGCTCAAGCTGGGCATCCGGCCGGAGTTCGTGCAGCTGGCGGCGCCGGGCGAGGTCGGGACCCTGGCGGCCACCGTGCACCAGGTGCAGCAGCTCGGCACGCACCAGTTGCTGACCGCCAGCCTGGGCGAATCCGGCGACCTGCCCATCCGGGCCAAGCTGCCCAACGACGTGGCGGTGGACGCGTCGCGCGTCTGGCTGCGCGTGGATGCGCCGCAGACGCTGTACTACTGCAACGACGAGAGGATCGGCCGATGA
- the tuf gene encoding elongation factor Tu has translation MAKEKFERTKPHVNVGTIGHVDHGKTTLTAAIATVLSSKFGGEAKKYDEIDAAPEEKARGITINTAHIEYETANRHYAHVDCPGHADYVKNMITGAAQMDGAILVCSAADGPMPQTREHILLARQVGVPYIIVFLNKCDMVDDAELLELVEMEVRELLSKYDFPGDDTPIIKGSAKLALEGDKGELGEVAIMNLADALDSYIPTPERAVDGTFLMPVEDVFSISGRGTVVTGRIERGIIKVGEEIEIVGIKATQKTTCTGVEMFRKLLDQGQAGDNVGILLRGTKREDVERGQVLCKPGSIKPHTHFTGEVYILSKDEGGRHTPFFNNYRPQFYFRTTDVTGSIELPKDKEMVMPGDNVSITVKLIAPIAMEEGLRFAIREGGRTVGAGVVAKIIE, from the coding sequence ATGGCAAAGGAAAAGTTCGAGCGGACCAAGCCGCACGTGAACGTTGGGACGATCGGTCACGTTGACCACGGCAAGACGACGCTGACGGCAGCAATCGCGACGGTGCTGTCGAGCAAGTTCGGTGGCGAAGCGAAGAAGTACGACGAAATCGACGCAGCACCGGAAGAAAAGGCACGCGGCATCACGATCAACACCGCGCACATCGAGTACGAAACGGCCAACCGCCACTACGCACACGTCGACTGCCCGGGCCACGCCGACTACGTCAAGAACATGATCACCGGTGCCGCCCAGATGGACGGCGCCATCCTGGTGTGCTCGGCCGCTGACGGCCCGATGCCGCAAACGCGTGAGCACATCCTGCTGGCCCGCCAGGTCGGCGTGCCGTACATCATCGTCTTCCTGAACAAGTGCGACATGGTGGACGACGCTGAGCTGCTGGAACTGGTCGAAATGGAAGTGCGCGAGCTGCTCTCCAAGTACGACTTCCCGGGCGACGACACCCCGATCATCAAGGGTTCGGCCAAGCTGGCGCTGGAAGGCGACAAGGGCGAGCTGGGCGAAGTGGCCATCATGAACCTGGCCGACGCACTGGACTCGTACATCCCGACGCCGGAGCGCGCTGTTGACGGCACGTTCCTGATGCCGGTGGAAGACGTGTTCTCGATCTCGGGTCGCGGCACCGTGGTGACCGGCCGTATCGAGCGCGGCATCATCAAGGTCGGCGAAGAAATCGAAATCGTCGGCATCAAGGCCACGCAGAAGACCACCTGCACCGGCGTGGAAATGTTCCGCAAGCTGCTGGACCAAGGTCAGGCTGGCGACAACGTCGGTATCCTGCTGCGCGGCACCAAGCGCGAAGACGTCGAGCGCGGCCAAGTGCTGTGCAAGCCGGGTTCGATCAAGCCGCACACGCACTTCACCGGCGAGGTCTACATCCTGTCGAAGGACGAAGGTGGTCGTCACACCCCGTTCTTCAACAACTATCGCCCGCAGTTCTATTTCCGCACGACCGACGTGACCGGCTCGATCGAGCTGCCGAAGGACAAGGAAATGGTCATGCCCGGCGACAACGTGTCGATCACCGTCAAGCTGATCGCCCCGATCGCCATGGAAGAAGGCCTGCGCTTCGCCATCCGTGAAGGCGGTCGTACCGTCGGCGCCGGCGTCGTCGCCAAGATCATCGAGTAA
- a CDS encoding DUF2160 domain-containing protein: MFSWMAWTPEVAIFFGCIALMLAGMTVWEVARPTVERKGFLPIATTRGDRLFIGLLTAAYINLAWVGLASEDSGAWSGFIASMAVLLLIMWRG, from the coding sequence ATGTTCAGCTGGATGGCCTGGACGCCCGAGGTGGCGATCTTCTTCGGCTGCATCGCGTTGATGCTGGCCGGCATGACGGTCTGGGAAGTGGCGCGGCCGACCGTGGAGCGCAAGGGCTTCCTGCCGATCGCCACCACGCGCGGCGACCGCCTCTTCATCGGCCTGCTGACGGCCGCGTACATCAACCTGGCGTGGGTCGGCCTCGCGTCGGAGGACAGCGGCGCCTGGAGCGGCTTCATCGCTTCGATGGCGGTGCTGCTGCTGATCATGTGGCGCGGCTAG
- the nusG gene encoding transcription termination/antitermination protein NusG, whose translation MTDNAANDTASASSAPASKKRWYVVHAYSGMEKSVQRSLQERIDRAGLQHMFGRILVPSEEVVEMKGGHKAVTERRFFPGYVLVEMEMTDETWHLVKNTSKVTGFVGGTGNRPTPISQREVDKIMTQIQEGVEKPRPKTLFEVGEMVRVKEGPFTDFNGNVEEVNYEKSRLRVSVTIFGRATPVELEFGQVEKV comes from the coding sequence ATGACGGACAACGCAGCGAACGATACGGCCTCGGCTTCGTCCGCGCCGGCCTCGAAGAAGCGCTGGTATGTCGTGCATGCCTACTCGGGCATGGAAAAGAGCGTGCAACGCTCGCTACAGGAGCGCATCGATCGCGCCGGCCTGCAGCACATGTTCGGCCGCATCCTGGTGCCGTCCGAAGAAGTCGTGGAGATGAAGGGCGGCCACAAGGCCGTCACGGAACGCCGCTTCTTTCCGGGTTACGTGCTGGTCGAGATGGAGATGACCGATGAAACTTGGCACTTGGTGAAGAACACTTCCAAGGTGACGGGTTTCGTGGGCGGGACGGGTAACCGTCCGACGCCGATTTCCCAACGGGAAGTCGACAAGATCATGACCCAGATCCAGGAAGGGGTCGAGAAGCCGCGTCCCAAGACGCTGTTCGAAGTGGGTGAAATGGTGCGCGTGAAGGAAGGCCCATTCACTGATTTCAACGGCAACGTCGAAGAAGTGAACTACGAGAAGTCGCGCTTGCGCGTTTCCGTGACGATCTTCGGGCGTGCGACGCCGGTCGAGCTCGAGTTCGGCCAGGTCGAGAAGGTGTAA
- a CDS encoding carbohydrate ABC transporter permease, giving the protein MRKNNNNEHKRKIARAITLVVYVAFAVLPLYWMLSMSLKTNEETLAGFSLWPRLMTFDNYKVIFTDPSWYWGYINSILYVTMNTVLSTVVALPAAYAFSRYRFLGDKHMFFWLLTNRMTPPAVFLLPFFQLYSTVGLMDTHLGVALAHMLFNVPLAVWILEGFMSGIPREIDETAYIDGYSFPAFFLKIFLPLIKAGVGVTAFFCFMFSWVELLLARTLTSVDAKPITAVMTRTVSASGMDWGVLAAAGVLTIIPGALVIWFVRNYIAKGFAMGRV; this is encoded by the coding sequence ATGCGTAAGAACAACAACAACGAGCACAAGCGCAAGATCGCCCGCGCCATCACGCTGGTGGTGTACGTGGCATTCGCGGTGCTGCCGCTGTACTGGATGCTGAGCATGTCGCTCAAGACCAACGAGGAGACGCTGGCCGGCTTCTCGCTGTGGCCCAGGCTGATGACCTTCGACAACTACAAGGTCATCTTCACGGACCCGTCGTGGTACTGGGGCTACATCAACTCGATCCTCTACGTGACCATGAACACGGTGCTGTCGACCGTGGTGGCGCTGCCGGCGGCCTATGCCTTCTCGCGCTACCGCTTCCTGGGCGACAAGCACATGTTCTTCTGGCTGCTGACCAACCGGATGACGCCGCCGGCGGTGTTCCTGCTGCCGTTCTTCCAGCTGTATTCGACGGTCGGCCTGATGGACACCCACCTGGGCGTGGCGCTGGCGCACATGCTGTTCAACGTGCCGCTGGCGGTGTGGATCCTGGAAGGCTTCATGTCGGGCATCCCGCGCGAGATCGACGAGACGGCGTACATCGACGGCTACAGCTTCCCGGCCTTCTTCCTGAAGATCTTCCTGCCGCTGATCAAGGCGGGCGTGGGCGTGACGGCGTTCTTCTGCTTCATGTTCAGTTGGGTGGAGCTGTTGCTGGCGCGCACCCTCACCTCGGTCGACGCCAAGCCGATCACGGCGGTGATGACGCGCACGGTGTCGGCCTCGGGCATGGACTGGGGCGTGCTGGCCGCGGCCGGCGTGCTGACCATCATCCCCGGCGCGCTGGTGATCTGGTTTGTGCGGAACTACATCGCGAAGGGCTTCGCGATGGGCCGCGTCTAG
- a CDS encoding DeoR/GlpR family DNA-binding transcription regulator yields MLPRHRQILEYVRQHGDATVDALARVLGVTAQTIRRDIRQLEDERLLARYHGGVGLPSSVENIDYDQRQVLHIEAKRRIAEVVARHIEPGRSLIINIGTTTEEISKALVGRKGLRVITNNLNVASILSGSPDAEVIVAGGLVRNRDRGIVGEATIDFMKQFRVDVGIIGVSSIDEDGTLLDYDYREVRVAQTIIEQSREVWLAADHSKFGRRAVVRLGHISQIDKFFTDLPVPEPMAEVFRAAEVEVVVASEVG; encoded by the coding sequence ATGCTTCCCCGCCACCGCCAGATCCTCGAATACGTCCGCCAGCATGGCGACGCCACCGTCGATGCGCTTGCCCGCGTGCTCGGCGTTACCGCGCAGACCATCCGCCGCGACATCCGCCAGCTCGAAGACGAGCGGCTGCTCGCGCGCTACCACGGCGGCGTGGGCCTGCCGTCGTCGGTCGAAAACATCGACTACGACCAGCGCCAGGTCCTGCACATCGAGGCCAAGCGCCGCATCGCCGAGGTCGTCGCCCGCCATATCGAGCCGGGCCGCTCGCTGATCATCAACATCGGCACCACGACGGAAGAGATCTCCAAGGCATTGGTGGGGCGCAAGGGGTTGCGCGTCATCACCAATAACCTGAACGTCGCGTCCATCCTGTCGGGCAGCCCTGACGCGGAGGTGATCGTCGCCGGCGGCCTGGTGCGCAACCGTGATCGCGGCATCGTGGGCGAGGCCACCATCGATTTCATGAAGCAGTTCCGCGTCGACGTCGGCATCATCGGCGTCTCCAGCATCGACGAGGACGGCACGCTGCTCGATTACGACTACCGCGAGGTGCGCGTCGCCCAGACCATCATCGAGCAGTCGCGTGAGGTCTGGCTCGCCGCCGACCACTCCAAGTTCGGCCGTCGCGCGGTCGTGCGCCTGGGGCACATCTCGCAGATCGACAAGTTTTTCACCGATCTTCCGGTTCCCGAGCCGATGGCCGAAGTCTTCCGCGCGGCCGAAGTGGAGGTCGTCGTCGCCAGCGAGGTCGGCTGA